The following is a genomic window from Mustela lutreola isolate mMusLut2 chromosome 5, mMusLut2.pri, whole genome shotgun sequence.
ttcaGCTTGCCTGGTGCCTGAATCCAGAGCTCCTTTAGTTCAGCATCCCTGAATATAAACTtctagtttattttatatatatataattatatatatatatatatatatatatatatatatatatatatatatatggctaggACCGGAAAAAGGCTGCACCCTCACTGCACCCAGATGAACAGGAGAGAAGCAACAAATTCTGTTTGCAACTCTACCTATACCATCAATTTTGTAGGCTCCTGTTTACTCCAATTCATGAAACACTGGAGTCTAAAACTGGAATCAGTTTGATTCTTGGTTTTCCATTGCCAGCTTAGATTTCAACTTTCTTGAGCAGACAGCTCCTTCTATTACTACTTTTCAATTGGCTTTTCTGCTTCCAAAATGTCTTTAGTGTATCCTCACCTATCCTTGAGAGttgtgcattttttatttatttttattattttattttattttattttgagagttgtgcatttttttaaatccctttacTGTCTTTgggaagaaatagacaatatgTATATTTAGTCGGTCCCAGTAAATCACTGATCCCTCAGTGAAACATCcatcaccttctcttctctgagacATCACTGTTTGATCTTCTGCCTCTCTGATCTTATTGCCCAATTTTCTTAACTGGCTTCTGCCATTTTGTTCAATCTTTAAATACGGAGGCCCCCAGGGCTTGCTCCTGGCATGTAGGcttcttttcattccttctctAGATGATCTCTTCCATGTCAGGATTTAAATACCATCTACAGCCATCTAGCTCACACCCTGAGCCTGTCTAGTGGACCTCTTCTCCTGCCTATCTTTAAACATTCCAAATACAGCAGAATTCTTAATCTCCTACCCATAACCTGCTACCCACTAAAAGCTGCTCATCTCTAAGTCTTTCTGTTTCAGTGACTCAGGCCCAAACCTGGGAGTTATCtttgattccattttctttcactCCCAAGTAGGCAAGCCATCAAGACCCAGCAAATCTACCTCCAAAATTTATCCAGAAGCCATCCCTTTCTATGTAGCGCTCCTAGCACCATCCAAGCCATCATCTTTCGCCTGGCCAGTTACAATAGCCTCTTATGGCTCCTCTTGctgctcttctccttcctcctccttcccacctaTATACATTCTCTCCACAGTAACTAAGGTAATCTTTTTGAAAGATGGATTATGCCACCTTGGCTTGAAACCCTCTAAAGCCTTCCAAGGTACTTACATAGCCCAGACTCAAACCCCTGGGTTTACAAGGACTTGTATAAATTTATTCTTTCCAATTTCTTCAATCTCACTTCTACTCTGTCCCCTATACTCTAGCCATACTGGCTTTTCTGAACATGACAAACTCATTCCTATCACTGGGTTTTCACAGGCTATCTCCTCTATCTAGAATGTTCTCTTTCTTGTCATTTACGCCTCGGCTTAACCTAGGAGTTAACATCACCTTCTTAGATTATCTCTGAGCACCAAGTTACTctacatcacttcttttaattCTCTGTCTAGCCCTGACTAGTATctggcctctttctttctttctttctctctttttttttttaacttcacttaCTTGTTtactgtttcatttctcttttctcctactGGAATATAAGGTTTGTGAAAGTGAAGATCTTCTCTGTTTCATTCAGAGCTGTATTCCTAGCacttagaacagggcctggcatgtaGTCAGCCCTATTAACTTGGCCAGAGGAGAGAACATTGAGTTCATTGACTTCACATTGAACAGTTCTCTGAGGAGAAAGTCACacaaggttttgttttgctttgtttttttaaatatttatttatctgacagagagagagagagaacacaagcagggggagcagcagtgagagagagaaaagcaggctctccactgagtgtggagcctgacgtggagctagatcccaggaccctggggtcatgatgtgagccaaaggcagatgcttaacccactgagccacccaggtgccccaatttttaagTATCATAAAGAAAGGAGGTGATCCATGATACTTAGGCTAGTTAAACATCAAAACTAGTAtactgtgggacgcctgggtggcttggtgagttaggcctctgccttccgctcaggtcatgatctcagggtactgggatcgagtcctgcatcgggttctttgctcagcaggaaggctgcttcttcctctgcctctgcctgccactctgtctgcctgtgctctgcctgtgctcactctgagaaataaataaaatcttaaaaaaaaaatagtatactGAATAGAAATGAGTCTATAGGTATGTACATAGTTGGCAAGATTTCTCAAATTTGGCACCTCCTGAATATTGATATTTTGGGCTGGTTAATTATTGGCATGTACTTGGGAGGGTGGGAGCtatcctgtgcattgtaggagaAGCTGAGGGAAGTATTCCAGATTAAAGGAAGCTAAATGTAACATCTTGCCCTAGACTGCATCCCATCCTGGAGTAGGGAAAATACTATAAGGGACCTTACTAGATCAATTGACAAAACTGAAAGATAAACTAGACTgcatgaaatatttaataatatgaaGTTAAGAAGTTAATAACGATTATGGTTATGTAGGAGAATATACTTTTTCCTTAGGAAATACACACCAAAGAAGGGATCAAGggccataaatatatataatttacccTCCCATGTTTAGGAAGAAAATTTTTATGTACAGTTAGACATAGATCTACATACAGAAGGAGAGAAGtaaatgataaagcaaatgagGTAATATGTTAAGTATACTTGATCTGGGCAAAAGGTATACATGTGTTCCTTGTAATATTTGTGTTTGCAACTTCCCTAAatttgaaatccttttttttttttttcttaagattttatttatttgacagacagaacacaagtagacagagaggcaggcagggggagagggagaaacaggttctccactgagcagggagcccaacatggggctggatcccaggaggctgggatcaagctgaaggcagctgcttaactgactgagtcacccaggcgccccgaaattattttcaaatacaaagcTAAAACAAAAGATTGGCTTTGGGAAGAAATTCGATTAAAGCAATCTGGCAGATTAAGaaattgaaatttctttttttttttttttatgattttatttgacagagatcacaagtaggcaagagaggcagcagagagagagagggaagcaggctcgctgctgagcagagagcccgatatgggactcgattccaggacgctgggaccaagatctgagccgaaggcataggctttaacccacttagccacccaggcgccctgaaattgACAATATTCTTAAGAGACAATTAGTGTTGTGAAAACATCAGGGATCCAAAAATAACCGAAGTTTATTTCCCATTTACTAATTTGTAGCTCTGGGAAAGTCACTCTAAACCTCTCTCAGCTTCAGGTCCTTCACCTAGAGGGCTGCTGGATAATGAAATGGAAATGTACCACATGCCGCCGCAAAAAGGAAAGTGTGTAACAGTAAGTGGGACTAGAGCCGGAACTGCTTCTCAGGTCTCCAAATCAGGCTGCTTCACTGTCACTCATGGTAGGGACACCAGCCGTCCTCCAGGTTAGCTCCCCCGGCGCCCAAGCTCTCCCTTCCAGGTGGGCGGCGCACCTCCAGCTCTCCTCTCCAGGTGGCAGCGCAGCTGCCCAGGAGCGAAGGCCTGGCCCCGCCCGCTCTCGAACGTCTCCGCGGGGTCGCCCGGGAAACGCATTCTCGGAGGAACGGGCAGCCGCCAATGGGAAGGGAGCGAGTGCCACGAACAGACCAATAAGGAGGGAGCAGTGCGGGGTTTAAACCTGCGGCCGGGCCCGGCTCCTCCCGGCGTGCTGCGGAGGAACGGCTGTTGAGCTGCGCGGGGTTCAGGTCCCCGGCTGGTTGGTGACTCCCGagttctgcttctccccactgagctgCTGCCTGGTGAAGAAGAAGCCATGGCGCTCCGGGTCACCAGGGTAAGCTGCTGCGGACGGCACTGCGTGGCTTCTCGTCCTCTGTCCTCTACCGGagccctccctcccgcccccccaaCACTCCCCGAGTGGACTAGGGCATGGGTTTGGGAAGGAGGATGGGGGGATCGGTGGGCCCCTGGCACGGTGGGGAGCCTTTGGGGGTccgagggagagagggagagaacggGGCTGTTCTGGGATAGATGTTCGGCGCGAGGAGGGAGGGCGGTGGAGGGTCGACGGGAAACCTCTTTTAAAACATGGTAGAGGGCCCCTGAGTGAGCTCCCAGCAGCCGCGGAACCCCCTTCCCAGAGAGAAGGTGCCTGCGGTTGGAGGCTTTTCCGATTTCCtttcaaatgtaaattaaaatatttcagagtcGCCGGGGACTACACAGGCAGCCCCTCAATAGGGGAGTGAGGAGGTTCTGGGAAGAAATAAATGGGCTTGGCACAGCCGAAGCGTAGATCCTGGAACCCCAGTGTCCCTTGGGAACCCATTTGTTGCAGCCAGCGTTTATTCTGAGAAGCCTCTCTCTTGCCCCGCCCCACTTTCCCTGACCCTTGACTTAACTCTAACGTGGGCGGGCCGGCTCTCAAAGCGGTCTTGGTTCTTTCAGAACGCAAAAGTTAATGTGGAAAATAAGGCGAAGATCAGCATGGCAGGCGCAAAGCGCGTGCCTCTGGCCACGACTGCGGCCTCCAAGCCCGGGCTGAGGCCGAGAACAGCCCTCGGAGACATTGGTAACAAAGTCAGCGAACAACCACAGGCCAAATTGCATCTGAAAAAGGTAACTATCTTCCTGCGCCGACTTCTCTCTCCCTAAGAGACCGCCCTACAACAAGGACCTGTGGTGGAGAAACATTTCATTTCCCGTCCTTTCATCCACAGGAAGCAAAAACTTTGGTTCCTGGAAAAGTTATTGCTAAAAAATTACCTAAACCTCTGGAGAAGGCACCCGAGCCTGTGCcagaacctgagccagaacctgagccagaacctgagcccgttaaagaagaaaaactttcgCCTGAGCCTATTTTGGTAAACTTACTTTGCCTTTCTCCATCCGGTCTGTTGGGTGTCTCTTTCCCCTCGTTTAATAACCCATGGGATAATAGCATTCGAACAAATAGTGATAGTAGTAATGTTTATAGAGTATTTGGCAGGAGGTGGTCTCCGCTCTGCACTTGAAGGGCTTTTAAGTGGCATATTCTTCACATGGACTCTCTCACTTGTATTAATACCTCTACCCTTTAGATAAGGCTTAGAGAAGTGTTAAGTAATTTTTCTAGAGTCGCCCATCTCATCAGTGGCATCTGTGGATGTAAACCCAGGCCATATGGCTGCAGAATCTAGGCTCTTCAGCATTTTGTTACACTGCCCTTTACCCCCTGTGAATGGTATTAAGTGAGAGCTGCACGGACTGAAGATTTTGCAGTCTTTGGTACATGCCATCAGACCAAAATTCCTTGACTGACACAGATTATCTTGAATCCTTTTACTCCCTAATGTGGCCACTGAGTAATTAATAACCCTGTAACAGTGGAATAGATAAAGGTGTAACAGGGAAAGAAAATGTAGCTTTTCAGAGAGTAGATGAGTTTAACAGCCTCAAAACTAAAACTTAAGAACTTATTAAATATCAATTACATTAGTGTATCCACTCCTGTGAAGGAGAAACAGGGCACTAAAAGGGGCTCCTTTGCTGAAATTACAATGAGCTCATTTGATGaagctctaatttttaaaatgtagttaagggggtgcctgggtggctctgtccattaagcatctgccttcagctcaagtcctgatcccaggatcctgggatggagccccttgtcaggctccctgctcagggaggagcctgctccctctccctctgttgttcccctgctgcttgtgctctctcactctagctctctctcaaacaaacaaataaataaaatctttttttttttttttaaagattttatttatttatttgacagagagagatgacaagcaggcagagaggcaggcagagagagaggaggaagcaagctccctgctgagcagagagcctgatgcggggcttgatcccaggactttgagatcatgacccgagctgaaggcagcggcttaacccactgagccacccaggcgccccaaataaataaaatcttaaaagaaaagtaaactaaAACATAGTTAAGGAGTATCTCTACTTGGTAGATAGGTCGATGCCCACTTCACGAATCACTTAATAAAGACAATTACATctttaaattagaaaacaaataatagttAAAACCAGTTGAGAAAAATGATCTGTAAAGTCTTTCAGTCCAATTCCTTATATCGAAGAGTAGGAAATTTGAGGCTATTGCTTTAGTATTGACATTCTGAACATAACATACAAAACCTGGAGCATGCAGTGTCTCTTAATTGGCCATACCGTCTACAAGAGAATTCCTTGAAAGTCCCATACTGATCCTTGACTTTGCTCTCCCACTTAATAAGAAAAGCCCTTCTCACTCTCATTCTTTTAGTTACCTTTTCATCCTTCAAAGCAGCTCAACCATCAACTCCTGAAACTGCCTAACTTACCCTCACCCTTGTTCCTAGGATCAGTctcatttcatttacttctgtcTCCTATATTCAAAGCCGTTTGAGGACACTATAAAGGCagtgtctataaataaataaataaaaatcttaaaaaaaaaaagggcggtGTCTAGCATAGAGCTTGACTAGAAGAAAAtgccaataaatatttgaacaaaaggATAGCTAGAGTTTGAAAGAAATggctaataataataactaactagggatgcctgagtggttaagcgtctgccttcagctccgatcATGATTCGAGGGTGTTGGGATGGAGTTCCATatccgggctccttgctcagtggagagcctgcttctccctctgcctttgcctatactccccctgcttgtgctctctctctttctctctgacaaataaataaataaaaactttttaaaaagtaatgaacttTGTTAATCCTAAGTAGTCAGGACAGAACTTGTGTTTTCCTGGGCAGTGAGAAGCAGTCCATGTTTTGATATAAAGACTACAGACTGTCATTCATTTGGGTAGACTTCACATGATCCTGATCCTAATAAACAGATTGTTTACTCATTTCCTTTGGAGAAAAGTCTAGAATgtgattttgtttgctttttctctgttttaccTGTCGGTTTGGGTTCTGCTAACTTAAAACTCTCAGTCTGTTttggctttttgcttttttttttgtattaatcaTGTCCTAAGGAGAGattgaataaatttgaaaaaaagatacttttcctttaagaaaatgaattatgAATTATATGTCTATTTAACAGTTGGTCTCTTGAGTTAGTACCAATAATTGGGCCTTCATTTCCAGATTGTATGCTTCTCTTTGCTATTATTTCAAAAAGTCTTTCTGTTTCAAGGTTGATACTCCCTCTCCAAGCCCAATGGAAACATCTGGATGTGCCCCTGCAGAAGAATATCTGTGTCAGGCATTCTCTGATGTAATTCTTGCAGTGAATGATGTGGATGCCGAAGATGGAGCTGATCCAAACCTTTGTAGTGAATATGTGAAAGATATTTATGCTTATCTGAGACAACTTGAGGTCTGTATtgtttttagaatctttttttttttttttaactgcatttaGCTTGATTAAAGACGTTTTTTCCACTGAGAGTTTATAATAATTCAAGCAGGATGTGAACAGTATTTCTTAACAGTAGATTCCATTTCAAATTCTCCTTCATGGAGTAGCAAAAATCAAGTCACTGTGCTCGCTTCAGCAGTACATACACTAAAAAATCAAGTCACTAACCAAGCCAAGGACATCTGTATTTGCCATTTGAACAGGTAAAGTACAAAGTGACAGTGGATAATAACCGTAACTCTAACGAATGTCCATAGGTTGAATGATATATTTATGTCTATCACAGTTAGGAGTGGGCAAGTCCCAGGCTCAAGAGTTTGAGGATTAGAGGCAGGAGATGGATGGTAATGGAGAAAATGCTGAAAAATTATAACCAGCAGCAACACAAGGCATTTTGCGTCAATGTGGCTAATGTGCATGTGATACCAGGGAAATTGTTCTTTGTGTCCAAGAGGGTATACTCgaagtttttggttttctttcatttcatatcACTTCTGAAACTTTCTATTAGTGGCATTAGTCCCCCACCTCAAGACAAGGTAGCGTTCTGTATACTAACAAGCTGTATACGACCAGATTTGCCCAGTCGTTTGTTAATAATGCGTTCTCTTTGGGCATCCATTTTCTAGAGGATTGTCCTATAGAAACATCCTTGCTAGGACCAGACTTCCACTTTgggttttttctcccttctttttaataaaattataactttGGCTGAGTGGGTTTAGCAGGTGCATGTGCTGGTCCTTGATGATTCATTATTTTTCCCTATGGTGTTTTGGGGGTTTAAATCCTAGAGTGGGAAAGTGGGTAGCACATAGGTTCCAGCTGATCTGGAAAGTAGCTGCTGCTGGTTTTCTCTGCTTCACACAGCTCAGGTTCTGGATTTAGAGTCATAAGTGAAAAGATGAGATGATGGCATGATATCTTTGTCTGGGATGAAATGGGTACAAAGTGTAGGCAAGTAGCAGTGACGGTAGGTTGAACATAGTGAAATctgtacaaaatgaaaaaccTGTCAAACTGTCCTATTTAATGTTGGCTTTCTTCCTCAGTGACAGCTTTATGTAGTGACTGTATGAATAATTAAGTTGAGGACTGTTAGAGATTCTGAACTCTCCATTACTGTTCTGTGGTGACTAAGATTTGTGGACAGAAATGTCACATGGAGTCTTGCTTCTAAAGGATAATCAGCATTCTTTTGCAGGAAGAGCAAGCCATCAGACCAAAATACCTACTGGGTCGTGAAGTCACTGGAAACATGAGAGCTATCCTTATTGACTGGCTAGTACAGGTTCAGATGAAGTTCAGGTTACTTCAGGAGACCATGTACATGACTGTTTCCATTATTGATCGGTTCATGCAGGTGAGCATAATTCAGTAATTGAGGATTCTCCCTTTAGGGTCCTAGCAGAGTCAtaagaaacagactttttcaggggcgcctggttgccttcggctcaggtcatgatcttagggttctgggatcaagcctggcattgggcttcctgcttagtggggagtctgcttcttcctttccctctaaccctccccccatgctcatgctctctttctctctctcaaataaataaaattaagaagaaaaaaaaaagtatttttcagctAACATCTGTTTTGGGGTAGTACATTCAGATTTTGCTGTGAGAGTGTTTTTCCCATGTTCCCTTCATAGCTCTCTTGTCTCCTTTTTCAAGTATGTATT
Proteins encoded in this region:
- the CCNB1 gene encoding G2/mitotic-specific cyclin-B1; this translates as MALRVTRNAKVNVENKAKISMAGAKRVPLATTAASKPGLRPRTALGDIGNKVSEQPQAKLHLKKEAKTLVPGKVIAKKLPKPLEKAPEPVPEPEPEPEPEPEPVKEEKLSPEPILVDTPSPSPMETSGCAPAEEYLCQAFSDVILAVNDVDAEDGADPNLCSEYVKDIYAYLRQLEEEQAIRPKYLLGREVTGNMRAILIDWLVQVQMKFRLLQETMYMTVSIIDRFMQNNCVPKKMLQLVGVTAMFIASKYEEMYPPEIGDFAFVTDNTYTKHQIRQMEMKILRSLNFGLGRPLPLHFLRRASKIGEVDVEQHTLAKYLMELTMLDYDMVHFPPSQIAAGAFCLALKILDNGEWTPTLQHYLSYTEESLLSVMQHLAKNIVMVNRGLTKHMTIKNKYATSKHAKISTLAQLNSALVQDLAKAVAKV